ATTGCGAGATCAGCCCATCGAACAAGGCCCCGAGCAGGATCACCACCGCCAGGAGTGGAAAAGCGTAGCGCCCCCAGGGCGATGCTTCTTCGCGCCGGGGCTGCAGCCACCAGTGCGCCAGAAACAATGCCGCATAGAGACCCGCGACCCAACGCATCGACGCCACCAGCACCTGCTCGGTCTCCAACGTGTGCGGCCAGCCGACCAGGTAGACGACGGCAGCCAGCCCCAACAGGGGCAAAACGGAAACCGTCCAGTCGAGCCCACGGCGCAGCAGGTGCGGACGAGGGCCGGAAACGTCGGTGCCGGTAGGATCGCTCAGCGACATATCGGCGGTCTACTTCGTCAGAACTCCCGCCAACTGCCAAACCTTTTCCTCTCCATAGCCGTCTCGCCACCATCCGAGTTGACACCGCCTCTTATTGTAACATTTAAAGTTACATGAAGCCCGATAGCCGCCTGTCTTCTGTGCTGCATGTGCTCCTGCACATGGCGGAAAACCCGCTACCCGTCACCTCGGAGGTGATGGCCCAGCACATGCAGACCAACCCTGTGGTCGTGCGCCGCACCATGGCGGGTCTGCGTAAAGCCGGGCTAGTCGAGGCGGCCAAAGGGCCGGGTGGCGGTTGGCGGCTAACCTGCGCCCTGGCGGAGACGACGCTGCACGATGTTTACCGCGCGTTGGGCGAGCCCGCGCTGTTCTCGTTTGGCAACCGCAACCCGCAGCCGCGCTGCCTCGTCGAGCAAGCCGTCAATGCCTCGATCGACGAGGCCCGGCAGGCAGCCGAGGCCCAATTGCTCGCCCGACTCACTGAAGTAACATTGGCCGACATCGCCGCCGATTTCCAGACCCGCCTGCGCCACCATCCGCACCACAACCACCCCTCACATCCGCATGAACTTTGACGTCATCATCATCGGCGGCAGCTTCGCCGGTCTCTCCACCGCCCTCTACCTTGCGCGTTCGCGCCGCCGCGTGCTCGTAATCGACGCGGGCGAACCGCGCAACCGCTTCGCCGCCGCCTCCCACAGCTTTCTAGGGCAAGACGGAGTGCCGCCCGGCCAGATTCTCTCAACGGCTCGGGAACAACTTCGGGCCTACCCAGAGGTGACCTTTTGGGTGGACCTCGCAACCCGAGCCCGCCACGAGGCCGATGGCTTTATTGTAGAAACTTGGGGCGGCCAGCGCGCCACGGGCAAGTTTCTTGTGCTAACGACGGGGGTGCGCGACGAGTTGCCCGACATTCCCGGGTTGGCCGAACGCTGGGGCAAGAGCGTTGCCCACTGCCCGTTTTGCCACGGCTACGAGTTTGGCGGAGCCCCGCTCGGGGTGCTGGCGACAGGGTCCAATTCGATCCATCAGGCCCACATCATCCCGCAATGGGGGCCGACGACGTTCTTTACCAACGGCGCGATCACCTTGAGCGACGAAGAGCGTGCCTCACTGGAATCTCGTAGCGTGGTGATCGAGACCGAAGCCGTCGCGGCGCTGGAGGGCGCGGGCGAGGCGCTGGAGCACGTGAGGTTGACCAGTGGACGCGTAGTGCCGGTGCGGGCTCTGTTTCTCGCCCCCAAGCTGCAAATGACTTCGCCCCTGCCCGAGCAGCTCGGCTGCGAGCTAACCGATACCATGGTCGGGCGGCTGCTCTCCGTCGGCCCCGACCAGCAAACGACCGTGCCGGGCGTCTATGCAGCCGGAGACGTCGCCGCACCCACTCACAACGTGGCCTTTGCGGTGGCCGACGGGGCCAAGGTGGCAGGCGCGATCAACTTCAAACTGTTCGCGATCCCGGAATTCAAGCGACCGGCATAACGTTCGTGCTCTGATCACACAAAAGGCGGCTCCCGAGATGGAACCGCCTTTTTCACATTGAAAGTGTGGATCTGGCTACTCAGCCAGCAGCTTGAGCACGATCTCGCGAACCTGCTGCGGGTTGGCCTTACCCTTGGAGGCCTTCATGGCCGGGCCGACAAAGGCATTGATCGCCTTTTCATTGCCCGCGCGCACGTCATCAGCCGCCTTGGGGTTCTTCGCGATGGCCTCGCGCAAGACTGGGATCAGCTCGTCGGAGTTGTCTTCCTGCTCCAGGCCCTTCTCCTTCACGATCTCCAGCGGGCGCTTGCCGGTCTGATACATCTCGGTGAAGACGTCCTTGGCAATCTGCTTGGTGATCTTGCCCTCGTCGATGATACGCACCAGATCGGCGATGTGGCTGGGCGTGATCTGGAGCAGGCTCATCGGCAGCAAGCCCTCTTCCTCCCCGGCGGCACGCTCGCGCTGCAGCTCGTTGGCCACATAGTTGGCGATGGCCTTGGGGTTCTGGTCGTATTCTGCCTGCGCCTGCTCAAAGAAGCGGCTCAGCTCGTGGTCGTAACAGATCACCGAGGTGAGCGTATACGGGAAGTCGAACTGCTCCATGTAACGGCGCTGCTGGTCGAAGACGCCTTCGGGCAGCTCGGAGCGCAGGGCCTCGACCCGGTCGCGCGGCAGACGCACGGGCATCAGGTCGGGGTCGGGGAAATAACGGTAGTCGTGCGCCTCTTCCTTGCTGCGCATGCTGGTGGTGACGCCCGTGTCGGCATCCCAGCGGCGGGTCTCCTGGATCACCGTGCCGCCCTTTTCGTAGACCTTCGACTGGCGACGAATCTCGTAGGCGATGGCGTTGCGCACGCCGGAGATGGAGTTGAGGTTCTTCATCTCGCAGCGCTTGTTGAGGTAATCGGCACCGACGGGGCGAACGCTGACGTTGGCGTCGCAACGCATCTGGCCCTTCTCCATGTCGCAATCGCTGATGCCAGCCGCCATGAGGTGCATGCGCAGGCTCTGGAGCAGCGCCACGGCCTCCTCCGGCGAGCGCAGATCGGGCTCGGTCACGATCTCGAGCAGGGGAGTGCCGGCGCGGTTGTAGTCGACCAGCGAATCGCTCTCGTAGTGGTTGAGCTTGCCGACGTCTTCCTCCAGGTGGGCGTGGTGCAGGCGGATGCGCTTGTGCTCCCCCATCACATTCCGCGAAGGGCCGGGCAGCTCGATCTCGACCTCACCGCCGACACAGATCGGCTGGTGCAGCTGCGTGAGCTGGTAGTTCTTCGGCGAGTCGGGGTAAAAGTAGTTTTTGCGGTCCCAGCGACAGACTTCGGGGATCTCGGAGCCGAAGACGAGGCCCATGCGCACGCTCTGCTCGATCGCGGCGAGGTTGAGCACCGGCAACACCCCGGGCAGTCCCATGATCACGGGATTGGTGAGGGTGTTGGGCTCGTGTCCGAACCCCTGCTCCACCCGGGTAAACATCTTCGTGCGCGTCTTCAACTGCACGTGCACTTCAAGACCGATGACGGCTTCGTATTCCATGAAAAGGGAAAGGCAGATTTTACAGAAGAACGCAAAGAACTCTAAGTCTTAGCTTATAAAAGAAAACCAGACTTAGATTTTGCCTTACTTTGTGCTCTTTGTGTTCTTCTGTTGAAAATTATTAGTTACAGGTTCGGGTGGGTGGTCTTCCAGTCGTGGGCTTGCTCGTAGGCGTGGGCGATCTGGAACAACTCGGCTTCCTTGAAAGGCTGGCCGATGACTTGCAGGCCGATGGGCAGCTTTTCCTTCGTGAAGCCGCAGGGCAGGCTGAGGCCGGGCAGGCCGGCGAGGTTGACCGAGATCGTGTAAATGTCGGCCAGATACATCGCGAGCGGGTCGTCGGACTTCTCCCCAAGCTTGAAGGCTGCCGTGGGCGAAGTCGGGGTCAGGATCGCATCGACCTGCTCGAATGCCTTCATGTAATCGTTGCGGATCAGCGTGCGCACCTTCTGGGCACGCAGGTAATACGCATCGTAATAGCCGCTGGAAAGCACGTAGGTACCGAGCAGGATACGGCGCTTCACTTCGGGGCCGAAGCCTTCGCCACGGGACTTGAAATAGAGGTCGATCGCGTCGGTCGCGCGCTCGCTGCGGTGGCCGTAGCGCACCCCGTCGTAACGCGCGAGGTTGGATGACGCTTCGGCCGGGGCCAGCACGTAATAGACGGGCACGGAAAGCTCGTTGTGCGGCAGCGAAATCTCCACGATCTCGCACCCCTGCTGCTCATACCACTGGATGGCCTGCTCGACGGCGGCCTTTACCTCGGGGTCGAGGCCTTCGCCAAAGAACTCGGTCGGCACGCCCAGACGCCACTTCTTGGGCTCCTGGCGCAAGGCCGCGCGGTAGTCGGGGATGTCGGTGGTGAGCGAGGTCGAGTCAAACGGGTCGTGACCGGCGATGGTTTGGAGCAGCAGCGCGGCGTCTTCCACCGTGCGCGCAAACGGGCCGATCTGGTCGAGCGACGAGGCAAAGGCGGCCAGGCCGTAGCGCGAAACGAGGCCGTAAGTCGGCTTCATGCCCACAATGCCGCAGAGCGAGGCCGGTTGGCGGATCGAGCCGCCGGTATCCGAGCCAAGGCTGAGGGGCACTTCGCCCGCCGCGATACACGCCGCCGCGCCGCCGGACGAGCCGCCGGGGATGCGGGTGGTGTCCCAAGGGTTATAGGTGGGGCCAAACGCGCTGTTTTCGCACGAGCTGCCCATCGCAAACTCGTCGAGGTTGGTCCGCCCGAGGATGACGGCCCCGGCGTTTTTCAGCTTCAGCGTCACCGTCGCATCGTAGGGGCTGACAAAGGGGGCGAGCATCTTGCTCGAAGCTGTCAGCGGCATGCCCTTGGCCGCGATCACGTTCTTGAGGCTCACCGGCACCCCATCGAGCGGGCCCCGCGCCTGCCCCATCAGGCGGCGCTGGTCGGAATCGTGCGCCTGCTCCAGCGCAAACTCGGCATGCGTATCGAGAAAGGCACGCACGCGAGGCTCCACGGCCTCGGCGCGGGCGAGGCAGGCCTCCGTCAGTTCACGCGAGGTAAGGCTTCCCTGCTCCAGCAGGTCGGAAAGGGCGGTGGCGCTGTGCCAGATCAATTCACCGGACATGACCTACAGGTTTGGGCCGTAGCCGCGCAGTTGGCAAGCGTGGATGGCGGCCAATAACTTCCGAAAGTCATTGATCCGCCATTGCAGGGCTCCCCCTACCCCTTCCTCCCGCCGAAGGCGGCGAACACCGCGTGCTTGTGGAGGACTTCACAGCTGGTGAAGCCGACTTGCTCCATCAGGCGGAGTTGGAAGGCGAGGGAACGGGGCGAGTCTTCCTGTGCGATGTAGGCAAAGACTTGCTCGCGGTAGGCGGGGCCTTTGAGGCCTTCGAGATAGCGGCCGTAGGCGTCCCACTGCTGGGCGTCGATCTGCGGGTCGTCGTGGGTGACGAGGTCGGAGATGAAGAGCCAGCCACCGGGGCGCAGCCAGCGGTAGAGACTGGCGAAGACCTCCTGCCATTCGTGCTCTTCGCGCAGGTGGTGGAGCACGGCAGCGGCCACGATGATATCCACCTCTCCTTCCGGCAGGTCGAGCGTGCGCAAATCGCTCTGGTGGAGGTGCAGCTCCCCTGCCCCGGCCTCGCGCAGGCGCTCTTGCGCGCGGTCGAGCATCGGCTGGCTGAGGTCGACGAGGTGGAAGTCGAGTTCGCGACCATAGGCCTGCTGGAGCATGAGGGAGTAATTGCCCGCGCCGCAGCCGAGGTCGAGCACGCCGCGCGCTTGCGGTATGCAGCCACGAGCCGCGGCGGTAATCGTCTCCAGCATCAGGCGACCGTCGAGCGCAGCGACCTGGCCGGTTTCGAGGTTGGAGAAGCGCTCCACGTCGCCATCGAAGCGCGCACGGATTTGCTCGACCGAGGACTTATCGGCCAAGGGTAATGTAGAAAGTAATTTATTCATAAACGGCTAGGCACGTCCATCCGCAGCGGCTTCGACCTTGGCGATGTCGATCTTCACCATGTCCATCATCGCCATCATGGCGCGGCGAGAGCGCTCGGGGTCAGGGTCCTGGATCAGCTCCATCAAGCGGGTCGGAACGATCTGCCAGCTGAGGCCCCAGCGGTCCTTGATCCAGCTACAGGCGATCTCCTTGCCGCCGCTGGCCTTCAGTGCATTCCAGAGTCGGTCGACCTCGGCCTGGTCCTCGCACATGATCTGAAACGAGACGGCATCGGTGAAGTGGACGCCGGGCCCGCCGTTGAGGCCCATGTAGCGCTGACCGGCGAGGGTGAACTCTACCGTGAGGACTGAGCCGGCGGGGCTGCCGGGCGTTTCTACAGGCGAGCGGAAGATTTTGTCGATCCGCGAGTTGGGGAGGAGACTGACGTAAAAGTTGGCGGCATCTTCAGCGTTACCGTCATACCAGAGACAAGTTACGATCTTCGACATGCGCCGATCATGCCGCGAATCCGGCCGCTTGGCGAGCTAATCAAGCGTCCTCGACCACCTTGGGCACCACGACCATGTTCTGGCGTTGGGCGGGGGCGTTGCGCATGGCTTCTTCGGGGGAGAAGGCCGGGCCAGGCTCGTCGGCGCCGAGCACGTTTTCGACCGGGAAGGCGTGCGCCGTCGGCTCGATGCCGCTCACATCCACCGCCTTGAGCTTCTCGAAGTAGCCCAGGATGGCGCTAAACTGGTTCGCGAAGCGCTCCTTCTCCTCGGGCGTCAACTCAATGCGGGCCAGGTTGGCCACGTAATCCAGATCCATTGCCGGCGTTTGCTCTGCCATAAGTCAAAAGCCGTAGACCGACGCCGCCGGGGTGGCAAGTGTGGAATAGCGCACACAACAAAGGGAGGCTCCGGCGTGGGACCTCCCTTGTGCGTTAAAAACGTTGTGCTGATGGATCAGGACCGCAGCTCGTAGCCGGTGCCCTTGGTCATCTGGTGCTGGATCTGGGTGAAGGCAGCGTTGACCTCCTTCTCCGTCAGCGTGCGGTCGGCGCTGCGGAAGGTGAGGCTGAAGGCGAGGCTCTTCTTGCCGTCGGGCAGGCCTTGACCGAGGTAGACGTCGAAGACTTCCACCTGCTCAAGGTCGAAATCCTTACCCGTGGCTTTGCGGCCAATGCCTTCCAGCTTGTTGCGCACCTTGCCGGAGGGCTCGGAGGCGTCGACCAGCAGGGCGAGGTCGCGCGTGGCGGTCGGGAACTGGCTGAAGCTGGAGTAGCGGGCGCGCTTGGCCGGGCGCTGCAGGAAGTCGGGCGTGAGCACGATTTCACCTGCCAGCACCCCACCCTCGATATCGGCATCGTGGGTCAGCTTGACGTCGAGCAGGCCGAATTGGGCCTCGAAGCCCATCTGCAGGCGTCCGAAGCCGGCACTGTGGCCGCCTTGCCAGACGCCGGTGCCTTCCACCGGGCCAAAGCGGTCGGGCGTAACGCTGACGCCGCAGCCTTTGAGCACCTCCTGAATCAGGGCCGAAGCGGTGTAGAAGTCGGGCTGCTGGCGCTGGCTCCATTGCGAGGGCGCTTTTTGGCTGAGCACGAAGGCCACGGCGGTCAACTCATGGACTTGGCCCTTGAACTCACGGAACACGCGACCGGTCTCAAACAGGCGCTGCGGTTCGTTACCCCGGGCCTGGTTGAGTGCTAAACAGTCGAGCAGGCCGGGCAAGAGCGAGGGGCGCAGGTGGCTGGCGTCGCTGGCGAGCGGGTTTTGCAGCGCCAGATTGGTCGGGTTGGCCCCGGCGGCCCAGGTGCTCAGCTCGCTCTCGGGGCGCAGCGTGTAGTGCATCGCCTCGTTAAAGCCTTTGCCTAGGAGCAGTTGCGAAACGCGGCGCGTCAGGCGGGCAGAAGGGGCGTCCTCCGCCAGCAGGCTCGGGAAGCGACTGGTCGTGGCCGGGATCTTTTCGCAGCCGTAGATGCGCAGAATCTCTTCCACGAGGTCGATCGGGCGGTAAAGATCGAGGCGGAAGCTGGGGATGCCGACGCGGAGGGTCGTCTGGCCGTTGCTTTCTTCGCGGCGCACGTCCAGCTCCAGATAGCGCAGGCAGTCGACCACTTCGTTTTCCTCAATGGTGAAGCCGAGGCGGTCGTAGACGAACTGGAGCGGCAAGTCGATCGACTGCTCGATCAGCGGTGGTTCGCCCGCGCTAAGGGGCGGCCCCATCAGGTCGCCTCCCGTCACTTGCACGATCAGGTCGATGGCACGCATGGCGGCGTATTCGGCGCCCTTCGGGTCGATACCGCGCTCGTAGCGATAAGAGCTGTCGGAGGAAAGGCCGTATTGGCGGGAAGTGCGGCGAATGAACGACGCGCGGAAGTAGGCGACTTCGAGGAAAATATCCGTCGTGGTCTCGTCGACTTCGGCTTCGACCGAGCCCATGACGCCGGCGATGACCAGCGGGCGCTCAGCGTCGGCAATCACGAGTGTATCAGCCGTGAGGGTACGTTCCTTGTGGTCGAGGGTCGTGATCTTTTCGCCTTCGTTGGCCAGGCGGACGACGACGACGCTGCCCGCGATCTTCTTCACGTCGAAGGCGTGCATCGGGTGGCCCAGCTCATGCAACACGTAGTTGGTGATGTCGACGACGTTGTTGATCGGGCGCAGGCCGATGGCCTGGAGGGCGCGCTTGAGCCACTTGGGGCTCTCCTGCACCTTCACATTGCGGATCGAGTAGCCAAGGTAGTGCGGGCAGCGCTCGTCGGCCTCTACGCGAAGGCCCCCGACCAGTGAGCCGCGATGGGCGTTCGTGGGGTCGAGGCGGATCTCGGGGTAGCTCAGCTCGCGGCGGAACCAGGCTGACATTTCGCGCGCGATGCCGATGTGGCTCAGCGCGTCGGGGCGATTGGGCGTGATCTCGACGTCGAAGATCGTATCGTTGTCGGAGAACACCACGTTGATCGGCGTGCCGACTTCGGGGCGCTCTTCGAGAATCGCGATGCCGTCGGACTCTTCGGCCAGACCAAGCTCGGACTCGCTGCAGAGCATACCATTGCTTTGCACACCCCGCATCTTGCGCGGCTCGATGCGGAAGTCGCCCGGCAGCACGGCACCCGGGAGGGCGGCGATTACGCGGTCGTTCTGCTTGAAGTTCTTGGCACCGCAGATGATCTGCTGCGGCTCGCCCTGCCCCACGTCGACCTGACAGACGGAGAGCTTGTCCGCATCGGGGTGCGGCTCGTAGGAAAGGATCTCACCCACCACGACGTGATCGAGCTGGGGTAACCCGGTCTGCTCGATGCCTTCGACTTCAAAGCCGACCATCGTCAGGGCATGGGCGATCGCCTCGTTGCTCTGATCGGCGAGGTCCACGTAGCGCTGGAGCCAGTTACGGGAGATTTTCATCGGTAAAAAACGGAAAAAGGGATGTTTGGGCAACGGCGGGGGCGCGTGCGGGCACGGGCTCCCCACCCCGGCGGCCTAGGCAAACTGGCGCAGCAGGCGCAGGTCGTTCTGGTAGAGGTAGCGGATGTCGTCGACACCGTAGAGCGTCATGGCGATGCGCTCGATGCCGAGGCCGAAGGCGTAGCCGCTCCACTCGTTGGGGTCGAGGCCCACTTCTTCGAACACCGCAGGGTCGACCATGCCGCAGCCCATGATCTCGATCCAGTCGCTGCCGACCTTGCCGAGGTGGCTGGCCTTGAAGTCGACCTCGAAGCTGGGCTCGGTGTAGCCAAAGTAGTGCGGGCGGAAGCGGATCTGCGCCTCGCTGCCGAGCAGGCTCTTGAAGAGGTAGTCCAGGTCCGCCTTCAGGTCGGTCACCGTCACGCCGCAGTCGACGTAGAGGGCTTCGATCTGGTGGAAATTGGCGCTATGGGTGGCGTCTGCCGTGTCGCGACGGAAGCAGCGGCCCGGGCAGAGAATGCGCAGCGGCGGCTTTTCGCTCAGCAAGGTGCGGATCTGCACGCTGGAGGTGTGCGTGCGCAGGAGGTAGCGCTCGGCAGCCTTACGCGAGACGT
The nucleotide sequence above comes from Verrucomicrobiota bacterium JB022. Encoded proteins:
- a CDS encoding Rrf2 family transcriptional regulator; this translates as MKPDSRLSSVLHVLLHMAENPLPVTSEVMAQHMQTNPVVVRRTMAGLRKAGLVEAAKGPGGGWRLTCALAETTLHDVYRALGEPALFSFGNRNPQPRCLVEQAVNASIDEARQAAEAQLLARLTEVTLADIAADFQTRLRHHPHHNHPSHPHEL
- a CDS encoding NAD(P)/FAD-dependent oxidoreductase; this translates as MNFDVIIIGGSFAGLSTALYLARSRRRVLVIDAGEPRNRFAAASHSFLGQDGVPPGQILSTAREQLRAYPEVTFWVDLATRARHEADGFIVETWGGQRATGKFLVLTTGVRDELPDIPGLAERWGKSVAHCPFCHGYEFGGAPLGVLATGSNSIHQAHIIPQWGPTTFFTNGAITLSDEERASLESRSVVIETEAVAALEGAGEALEHVRLTSGRVVPVRALFLAPKLQMTSPLPEQLGCELTDTMVGRLLSVGPDQQTTVPGVYAAGDVAAPTHNVAFAVADGAKVAGAINFKLFAIPEFKRPA
- the gatB gene encoding Asp-tRNA(Asn)/Glu-tRNA(Gln) amidotransferase subunit GatB, whose protein sequence is MEYEAVIGLEVHVQLKTRTKMFTRVEQGFGHEPNTLTNPVIMGLPGVLPVLNLAAIEQSVRMGLVFGSEIPEVCRWDRKNYFYPDSPKNYQLTQLHQPICVGGEVEIELPGPSRNVMGEHKRIRLHHAHLEEDVGKLNHYESDSLVDYNRAGTPLLEIVTEPDLRSPEEAVALLQSLRMHLMAAGISDCDMEKGQMRCDANVSVRPVGADYLNKRCEMKNLNSISGVRNAIAYEIRRQSKVYEKGGTVIQETRRWDADTGVTTSMRSKEEAHDYRYFPDPDLMPVRLPRDRVEALRSELPEGVFDQQRRYMEQFDFPYTLTSVICYDHELSRFFEQAQAEYDQNPKAIANYVANELQRERAAGEEEGLLPMSLLQITPSHIADLVRIIDEGKITKQIAKDVFTEMYQTGKRPLEIVKEKGLEQEDNSDELIPVLREAIAKNPKAADDVRAGNEKAINAFVGPAMKASKGKANPQQVREIVLKLLAE
- the gatA gene encoding Asp-tRNA(Asn)/Glu-tRNA(Gln) amidotransferase subunit GatA, with the translated sequence MSGELIWHSATALSDLLEQGSLTSRELTEACLARAEAVEPRVRAFLDTHAEFALEQAHDSDQRRLMGQARGPLDGVPVSLKNVIAAKGMPLTASSKMLAPFVSPYDATVTLKLKNAGAVILGRTNLDEFAMGSSCENSAFGPTYNPWDTTRIPGGSSGGAAACIAAGEVPLSLGSDTGGSIRQPASLCGIVGMKPTYGLVSRYGLAAFASSLDQIGPFARTVEDAALLLQTIAGHDPFDSTSLTTDIPDYRAALRQEPKKWRLGVPTEFFGEGLDPEVKAAVEQAIQWYEQQGCEIVEISLPHNELSVPVYYVLAPAEASSNLARYDGVRYGHRSERATDAIDLYFKSRGEGFGPEVKRRILLGTYVLSSGYYDAYYLRAQKVRTLIRNDYMKAFEQVDAILTPTSPTAAFKLGEKSDDPLAMYLADIYTISVNLAGLPGLSLPCGFTKEKLPIGLQVIGQPFKEAELFQIAHAYEQAHDWKTTHPNL
- a CDS encoding class I SAM-dependent methyltransferase: MADKSSVEQIRARFDGDVERFSNLETGQVAALDGRLMLETITAAARGCIPQARGVLDLGCGAGNYSLMLQQAYGRELDFHLVDLSQPMLDRAQERLREAGAGELHLHQSDLRTLDLPEGEVDIIVAAAVLHHLREEHEWQEVFASLYRWLRPGGWLFISDLVTHDDPQIDAQQWDAYGRYLEGLKGPAYREQVFAYIAQEDSPRSLAFQLRLMEQVGFTSCEVLHKHAVFAAFGGRKG
- a CDS encoding VOC family protein produces the protein MSKIVTCLWYDGNAEDAANFYVSLLPNSRIDKIFRSPVETPGSPAGSVLTVEFTLAGQRYMGLNGGPGVHFTDAVSFQIMCEDQAEVDRLWNALKASGGKEIACSWIKDRWGLSWQIVPTRLMELIQDPDPERSRRAMMAMMDMVKIDIAKVEAAADGRA
- the gatC gene encoding Asp-tRNA(Asn)/Glu-tRNA(Gln) amidotransferase subunit GatC; the protein is MAEQTPAMDLDYVANLARIELTPEEKERFANQFSAILGYFEKLKAVDVSGIEPTAHAFPVENVLGADEPGPAFSPEEAMRNAPAQRQNMVVVPKVVEDA
- the pheT gene encoding phenylalanine--tRNA ligase subunit beta, giving the protein MKISRNWLQRYVDLADQSNEAIAHALTMVGFEVEGIEQTGLPQLDHVVVGEILSYEPHPDADKLSVCQVDVGQGEPQQIICGAKNFKQNDRVIAALPGAVLPGDFRIEPRKMRGVQSNGMLCSESELGLAEESDGIAILEERPEVGTPINVVFSDNDTIFDVEITPNRPDALSHIGIAREMSAWFRRELSYPEIRLDPTNAHRGSLVGGLRVEADERCPHYLGYSIRNVKVQESPKWLKRALQAIGLRPINNVVDITNYVLHELGHPMHAFDVKKIAGSVVVVRLANEGEKITTLDHKERTLTADTLVIADAERPLVIAGVMGSVEAEVDETTTDIFLEVAYFRASFIRRTSRQYGLSSDSSYRYERGIDPKGAEYAAMRAIDLIVQVTGGDLMGPPLSAGEPPLIEQSIDLPLQFVYDRLGFTIEENEVVDCLRYLELDVRREESNGQTTLRVGIPSFRLDLYRPIDLVEEILRIYGCEKIPATTSRFPSLLAEDAPSARLTRRVSQLLLGKGFNEAMHYTLRPESELSTWAAGANPTNLALQNPLASDASHLRPSLLPGLLDCLALNQARGNEPQRLFETGRVFREFKGQVHELTAVAFVLSQKAPSQWSQRQQPDFYTASALIQEVLKGCGVSVTPDRFGPVEGTGVWQGGHSAGFGRLQMGFEAQFGLLDVKLTHDADIEGGVLAGEIVLTPDFLQRPAKRARYSSFSQFPTATRDLALLVDASEPSGKVRNKLEGIGRKATGKDFDLEQVEVFDVYLGQGLPDGKKSLAFSLTFRSADRTLTEKEVNAAFTQIQHQMTKGTGYELRS
- the pheS gene encoding phenylalanine--tRNA ligase subunit alpha — protein: MEAELQAIIAQVERDLPSVQTPAAFEQYRATISGPNGSFTAVTKTIGKLSPAERPQAGKLINQYKTRLQELYDAKFAALEAAALQERVGPAVDVTLPSPDAQPGSLHLITQVREEICRVMRKIGFTVADGPEIETEYYCFDALNTPADHPARDAQDTYYVHPEAKVGNVSRKAAERYLLRTHTSSVQIRTLLSEKPPLRILCPGRCFRRDTADATHSANFHQIEALYVDCGVTVTDLKADLDYLFKSLLGSEAQIRFRPHYFGYTEPSFEVDFKASHLGKVGSDWIEIMGCGMVDPAVFEEVGLDPNEWSGYAFGLGIERIAMTLYGVDDIRYLYQNDLRLLRQFA